The Helicoverpa zea isolate HzStark_Cry1AcR chromosome 4, ilHelZeax1.1, whole genome shotgun sequence genome segment TTATAAAACTAAAGATGTACGAACAGCAAGCGACGAGGTACAAAAACTGGACTGTGACTCTGTAGCTAAGTATTCAATTTGACCCATGCGGGAGTCGAACTCGCAGCGCATCCAGCGAAACCTATTCATTACGCGTCCAATACTTTGAGTTAAATTTTTTGATAGAAAGCGAAGGTAAGTATTAACTTATACCCTTAGCAATCATTACCTacttaatcaattatttattcataagacTGAATTGATTGGACATAGGTATTCTCTGAGAGACAAGGTCGAATAGCAGGTTAGCAGCTAACTTTAATaactatttacctacttaatcgacctgaaattaaaaataattacctcAGGAAAATACCAACCTACCTTTTTTAAATGCTATAAAcacgaattattttttatcaacaatatttgttttatttgcgCAACATTTTACAAGGTCACACATGAAAGCagaaggtatttttatttacctagaaCCCACGATAGCAGGGTAGATAGCTGGCTGGTATATAAGTTCAAGGACTAACCATGGTAATTAACAAATGGCGTTTCCGTTGGCCCTATTATTATAAGTCCTATAGAAAGTTAATGACATTTAAATTTGAAGGACAGTGGAATATTACAGCACACCCTTGCTACATGAGCTAGACAGACGCTTATGTTGGCCCTACACTTTACCTTACTATTAAATCACATGTCTTGTAAGTCGTATTAATCATATCATGCAGCACGATCTATTTTGCGTAGTTTCGCTGCGGCATGATTCACACCCCACCTTCTAAGTAAGAATTTTGCCAGTCAGCATGGTAGTAAATAGCGAAGTCAACTCCCTATGCATGGCCAACCTACGCATACACTCAAGTATTGAAAATTAAGGAGGCTAGCATTAGTAGCGAAGGGAGAAACTACATAACGTGTAATACTTTTACTAACCATCGTATCTGCAGAAAAGGATTCGTAAGCTCCAAAAGTACTAGTGTACAAGCGAACGTGCATCCTGTGTGCTGTTTTTGCATGTATCTGGTGATGGCAACGAGGGCGGCAGAGTGGTGACAGAGCATCGTGAAGCTTTCGTTGTAAATCAAGCACCACAGCAGGTCGAACGCGAAGTAGCCCCAAGACCAAACCATTAACATGTATTGGCATGGTAATAGCCTCCCTAGAAAAGGCTTACGAATTTATATCTTGCAGACCATCTATTTACTCATTTCTACAAAAGGGTCTGATTGgagaaacaatataaaaattagaGCAGTTCATTGATCGATTAAGGATTCTAAACCTCCTAGGTACCTAAATCTTACGCCACTACAGCCGCTTTGCCGTAGATAATGCCGCTAAATCATTGCAGATACTAACTAGTTAAATGCCATGGCGTCAATTCTCGCCACTTGCATTGCGTGAGGCCGCCAGCAATGGCAACGCTAGCGTGTATCAGCGTTATCACCCTTGAACACCATTCTGGATTCTTGTTCGGCGCGTATTCTACCGTTAAGAAGTACATCCAGTTCCATAATAAGAACGAGATCAGTTTGATCAGGGATGCGGTTGATAGCTCGTGGCTCATAGCCGGTTAGATCTTGAGCATGGATTACATGTGATGGAGTCTCTTTCCTCTCCAGAATTCATGGCTTTAGAGCATATCGAGCAGGTGGTGTCCGGtctgaaataatttgtttacagGTAGGCTCAGAACTATCAGGTTGGCTCTGACATTTGTCATATTGCCATTATTGTCCATAGATGTGTTTACTACGTGACGTCTATGCTATTGTCATACAAGAGTTTTATTGAAGTTAATTCAGACTCCTTTGTAAGAAACTAGCGGATCTACC includes the following:
- the LOC124630065 gene encoding TLC domain-containing protein 5-like — encoded protein: MSHELSTASLIKLISFLLWNWMYFLTVEYAPNKNPEWCSRVITLIHASVAIAGGLTQCKWRELTPWHLTRRLLPCQYMLMVWSWGYFAFDLLWCLIYNESFTMLCHHSAALVAITRYMQKQHTGCTFACTLVLLELTNPFLQIRWFLKHEGYGNSYLYFAVEVTYLLLFLILRGLLGTYLIFEIFRTDYFDWEGRILSVIFYVVSMAFVYDIAGYIRYKYKNEIDEFRQFYYATQIPNNWDRSNQLTQAEILDTL